The sequence ACAAAAACAAAAGTACTTGGTACCTCAAGCAAAAGGTGAAAAGATTGGTGCGTTTGGTCTAACTGAACCAGATGCCGGAAGTGATGTAGCTGCCATGAAATCAACAGCACGAAGGGACGGAGACTCATATATTCTTAATGGTTCGAAAACGTGGATTTCCTTATGTGACTATGCTGATCATTTTATCATTTTTGCTAAAACGGATTTTGATGCTGCACATAGAGGAATTACCGCTTTTATCGTAGAACGCGACTTTCCAGGCGTATCAACAAGAGGCTTCACAGGCAAATTAGGAATACGTGCAGGTAATACAGGCGAAGTCTTTTTAAGTGATGTAAGAGTACCTGTAGAAAATCGACTTGGTGAAGAAGGCGAAGGGTTTAAAATTGCCATGGCTGCTCTGGATAATGGTCGTTTTACGGTTGCAGCAGGGGCTGTAGGGTTAATCGAAGCGAGCCTTGAGGCGAGTGTAAAATATTGTCATGAAAGAAAAACATTTGGAAAAGAAATTGGAAAACACCAGCTTGTTCAACAAATGATTGCGAAAATGAGTGCTGATCTTGAAATTTCTAGCTTGCTTGTTTATAAGGCAGGTTGGTTGAAAAATCAAGGAAAACGTAACACAAGAGAAACGTCATTAGCAAAATGGATTACATGTAATGCTGCGTTTGAAGCTGCGAATGATGCTGTTCAAATCCATGGTGCTTATGGTTACTCTGATGAATATCCAGTTGAACGTTTCCTTCGAAATTCTAAAGCGCCGGTGATTTATGAGGGAACAAGAGAAGTTCATACGGTGATGCAAGGAGAATATGCACTTGGTTACCGTGAAGATAAACCGCTTAGAAAAATGTTGCCTGCATGGCCATTTGAAGAAGTTTCTTTACAAAAGTAGTTTACGAAGACAAACACATATGAAAAAAGACCATATCCGTGTGATATGGTCTTTTTTTGCCGCTTTTTAGCAGGGGCTTACATATTTTTTGTTTAAAACAATGAAAAAAATCATTTGCTGTTGAAATTGTGAACATTTTCTTTTATTTATTTGATTATTTGTTATATACTAATAATTAAGAAAATTTAGTAAAAAGGATTTGTTTATTAAGGGGGATCCATATGAGCTTACCTAGTTATGAATTATTTATTGGGCAAAGTGCTCGATTGCAGCGGATCTTTACAGAAGTTGACATAAAACACTGTAAGGAATTAACAAAAGACTATAATCCGCTCTATCAGCAAAACGATATTGCTCTAAAGAATGAGGATAATAGGCCCATCGTTCCTGCGCTATTAGTAGAGGGGTTGGTCTCTCAAGTGATCACTGATAAACTTCCGGGAATTGCTTGTGTCTTATTACAAAAAGAATTGATCTATTATCATCCTGTCTATATTGGGGATGAGATAACCGCAGAATTAACAATTATTGATATTGATCATGATAGAGAATGGGTGACGCAAAAGGTGAAATGTATAAATCAAAACGGAACCGAGGTTATTAAGGGACAAGTTGTCATTTATGTTACCGGGAAGGTGATTTAAATGGAGAAATTGATTCATGTAATTGACGATTGGGGATTTTTTGAAACAGATGCCAATGGAAGGTTGATTGACGTTAGCCCAGACTTTTGCGAGAATTTTTCAATCGATAAACACGATCTTTTAGGTCGTTCTTTTTATGATGTAGTACATGGGCTGTATGGACGAAGGCGTAAGAAAGTTTTTTTTGGTGTGATCTCCGGAATCAATTGTATCATCCGAGTGACACAAAAAGGGGATCGAGAAGTATATCGAGTCATTGTTCGTGATGGCGATATCGAACATTATGAAATGGTATCTTTCATGAATACCATTGATTTACAAAAAATGAACAAAAAAAAGCCGCACCAAAATAAATATGAAATCGATGAAATCATTGGGAATAGTGAGGCCATGAAAAATGCAAAAGAATTAGCAACCCGAATCGCAACAAGTAGTTCAACTGTACTTTTGACAGGTGAAAGTGGAACAGGTAAGGAATTATTTGCTCAGGCGATTCATGGAATGAGTAAAAGGAAAAATAATCCCTTTGTCGCAGTAAACTGTGCCGCTATTCCTGGGGAATTATTTGAATCTGAGCTATTCGGCTATGAACCAGGAGCATTTAGTGGAGCCAGAAAGGACGGAAAACCTGGGAAAATTGAATTAGCCATGAATGGAACCCTTTTCTTAGATGAGATTTCAGAACTTCCATATGATGCACAAGGAAAGCTACTTCGTGTCTTGCAGGAAAAAGAGGTTGAGCGCGTCGGAGGAACAGCTAGTAAACACATTGATGTTCGTATTATCGCTGCGACAAATCGTGATTTGGGCAAACTCGTTGAAGAAGGGAAATTTAGACAGGATTTATATTATCGCCTCTATGTTTTTGATTTAACCATCCCTTCTCTTCGTGAAAGACATGACGACATTTTGCCATTAGCTTATTATTTTATCGATTATTTTAATGATCGGTTTGATCTTGAAGTGAAGTATATTGACAGAAAGCTTCAAAAGTGGATGTTGAACTATGATTGGCCTGGAAACGTCCGTGAATTAAGAGCTGTTATTGAACGGGGAATGAATATTGTCGAAGACGATACACTTTCGATGAGTGATCTTTATCTTACATCTCAGGCGCCGAATACCCCAACACACAAGAGAACCGTGTCTCTGCAAAGTTTAGAGGAAGAAGTAAGAGCGGCAGAGATCAGTGCCATTCAACGAGCTCTACAAGAGGCTAATGGGGACCGATCTTTAGCTGCTCAAAAATTAAAAATTCATATTGCAAGCTTGTATCGTAAAATAGCCAAGTACAACTTGAAATAATGGTAGCACACTACTTAGTAGTGTGTTTTTTTTGTCAATTTTTAAATCTATACGAAGGTCTCTTCGTTATGTAACCATCAGCGATAGTTATTTGCATTAAGGATTCTTAATTTTGCAAAAATTCTTAAATTTGCGAGATACATAAGAAAATAGTGCTTA is a genomic window of Niallia sp. XMNu-256 containing:
- a CDS encoding acyl-CoA dehydrogenase family protein, whose translation is MNFELTEEQQSVQKMVRKFVDKEIIPYIQEWDRKGEFQPSILKRLADLQLMGVCIPEEYGGAGMDYNTLAIVCAELERGDTAYRTAVSVHTGLNSMTLLQWGNEEQKQKYLVPQAKGEKIGAFGLTEPDAGSDVAAMKSTARRDGDSYILNGSKTWISLCDYADHFIIFAKTDFDAAHRGITAFIVERDFPGVSTRGFTGKLGIRAGNTGEVFLSDVRVPVENRLGEEGEGFKIAMAALDNGRFTVAAGAVGLIEASLEASVKYCHERKTFGKEIGKHQLVQQMIAKMSADLEISSLLVYKAGWLKNQGKRNTRETSLAKWITCNAAFEAANDAVQIHGAYGYSDEYPVERFLRNSKAPVIYEGTREVHTVMQGEYALGYREDKPLRKMLPAWPFEEVSLQK
- a CDS encoding sigma 54-interacting transcriptional regulator — translated: MEKLIHVIDDWGFFETDANGRLIDVSPDFCENFSIDKHDLLGRSFYDVVHGLYGRRRKKVFFGVISGINCIIRVTQKGDREVYRVIVRDGDIEHYEMVSFMNTIDLQKMNKKKPHQNKYEIDEIIGNSEAMKNAKELATRIATSSSTVLLTGESGTGKELFAQAIHGMSKRKNNPFVAVNCAAIPGELFESELFGYEPGAFSGARKDGKPGKIELAMNGTLFLDEISELPYDAQGKLLRVLQEKEVERVGGTASKHIDVRIIAATNRDLGKLVEEGKFRQDLYYRLYVFDLTIPSLRERHDDILPLAYYFIDYFNDRFDLEVKYIDRKLQKWMLNYDWPGNVRELRAVIERGMNIVEDDTLSMSDLYLTSQAPNTPTHKRTVSLQSLEEEVRAAEISAIQRALQEANGDRSLAAQKLKIHIASLYRKIAKYNLK